One window from the genome of Pungitius pungitius chromosome 14, fPunPun2.1, whole genome shotgun sequence encodes:
- the vash1 gene encoding tubulinyl-Tyr carboxypeptidase 1, giving the protein MLRPVVGSLEQRDEEPEEEGEEELRDGGVPFYVNRGGLPVDEDTWERMWRHVARIHPNGEALGKEIRGNTDHPKIPMPSVPTYQPTATIPQRLEAIQKYIRELQYNHTGTQFFEIKKSRPLTALIDIAKEMTREALPIKCLEAVILGIYLTNNMPGVERFPLSFQSHFSGNHFHHIVLGVHSGGRFGALGISRREDLMFKPLEFRTLMDLVQEFEGAYRSYWHTLSKVRIGQYVSHDPHSVEQIEWKHSVLDVDKLTKEELRKELERHTRDMRLKIGKPAPPSPTKDRRNSMGSPLRGPSSPVRRISRGERRPSGEKKVLEQKSSTDINGYQIRV; this is encoded by the exons ATGCTGAGGCCCGTGGTGGGCTCACTGGAGCAGAGAGacgaggagccggaggaggagggcgaagaGGAGCTGAGGGATGGAGGGGTGCCTTTCTACGTGAACAGAGGAGGCCTCCCGGTGGACGAGGACACCTGGGAGAGGATGTGGCGCCACGTGGCTCGAATACACCCCAACGGAGAAGCTCTGGGGAAGGAGATCCGGGGGAACACTGACCATCCCAAG ATTCCGATGCCGAGCGTGCCTACGTACCAACCTACCGCCACCATCCCACAGCGCCTGGAAGCCATACAGAAATACATCAGGGAACTGCA GTATAATCACACCGGAACACAGTTTTTTGAAATTAAGAAGAGCCGGCCTCTTACCGC GTTGATTGACATTGCTAAAGAGATGACGCGGGAGGCTCTGCCGATCAAATGCCTGGAGGCGGTGATCCTGGGGAT tTACCTCACCAACAACATGCCCGGTGTGGAGCGCTTCCCCCTCAGCTTCCAGTCGCACTTCTCAGGGAACCACTTCCACCACATCGTGCTGGGCGTCCACAGCGGGGGCCGCTTCGGAGCGCTGGGCATCAGCCGGAGGGAGGACCTCATGTTCAAGCCCCTGGAGTTCCGGACGCTGATGGACCTGGTGCAGGAGTTCGAGGGAGCCTACCGGAGCTACTGGCACACCCTGAGCAAGGTCCGCATCGGCCAGTACGTGTCCCACGACCCTCACAGCGTGGAGCAGATCGAATGGAAGCACTCCGTGCTCGACGTGGACAAGCTGACCAAGGAGGAGCTGCGGAAGGAGCTGGAGAGACACACCCGAGACATGAGGCtgaag ATAGGAAAGCCCGCACCGCCCTCCCCCACCAAAGATCGGAGAAACAGCATGGGTTCCCCCCTCCGAGGGCCGAGCAGCCCCGTACGCCGCATCAGCCGCGGCGAGAGGCG TCCCTCCGGAGAGAAGAAGGTTTTGGAGCAGAAGTCCTCCACGGACATTAATGGATACCAGATCCGAGTCTGA
- the angel1 gene encoding protein angel homolog 1 gives MISSLLYYVLYPVARYMTSRHSESSQKGPPPAQVHGKAAWDGGAAATRSFTQCPSTLLARGPSPSLGTEGATKEGMTEPSPEKQDDTRPVAEEEHLGPVPHKETESAAASAAGGDTSTLTEKEAETRNAPRRDDAEAPKQRAGELTIPGEALHRMQNAEDGIISPAVDFGEEKAVGAQLGCLQKEDGSLEVSGPGQEKTKMPSLEEFLSPAEQSAPETTRVVKQQIPMPSADESTTTECWDEYVTLTADEVVVGERGSELAFPCLLSNTQSPLNLRGKHNTQTGWHFPAGPGLAEEVHCPQWQFPASSYYPPAEPPLHFEVNWRVWEETDGSATAAEASPFTTASMDFTVMSYNVLAQDLLEANGELYTHCPLEVLDWSYRCRLLLEEIQKWMPDILCLQEVQENHYHEQLHPVLSGIGYTCVFKRRTGTKTDGCATCFRSSGFSAVSVAPLEFFRPEVAPLDRHNVAIVLLLRPVFIKGSEVKARGLPLCVANTHLLFNPRRGDVKLAQLAVMLAEIDRVVKSCKAKGEDCNIIMCGDFNSVPQMPLYQLITTGELYFQGLPAWMISGQEDLSEKSHCRRLYAPLWPSSLGVTDGCQYTTFEDTWKSRKSGKYQYSHDFLLQLRFCPAACLRPLDLEAIAGVTDNTPDALRGNPPCEPKFGHAISHQFDLESVYKHILPGFGNPEVTTLHSEGAATVDYIFYTPKRASARDQNPGDFVSAGLELIGSLSLLSEDVIWSLRGLPNHMFPSDHLSLLAKFRLDLSAA, from the exons ATGATTAGCAGTCTGTTGTATTATGTCCTCTACCCGGTAGCACGGTACATGACAAGCCGACACTCAG AGTCCTCGCAGAAGggtcctcctcctgcacaggTTCATGGCAAAGCGGCGTGGGATGGTGGCGCTGCCGCAACCAGAAGCTTCACCCAGTGTCCGAGCACCCTGCTGGCCCGGGGGCCCAGCCCAAGCCTCGGGACGGAGGGTGCGACAAAGGAAGGGATGACAGAACCCAGCCCAGAGAAGCAGGATGACACGAGGCCCGTGGCAGAGGAAGAGCACCTCGGGCCTGTCCCGCACAAGGAAACGGAGAGCGCCGCGGCTTCGGCTGCGGGCGGGGACACGTCCACATTGACGGAGAAAGAAGCAGAGACAAGGAATGCACCGCGGCGAGACGACGCGGAAGCTCCCAAACAAAGGGCCGGGGAACTGACTATTCCCGGCGAGGCGCTCCATCGGATGCAGAACGCCGAGGACGGAATTATTTCTCCAGCCGTGGACTTTGGTGAAGAAAAGGCTGTCGGGGCGCAGTTAGGCTGCCTGCAGAAGGAAGACGGCTCCTTGGAAGTCAGCGGTCCAGggcaggaaaaaacaaagatgccAAGCTTGGAAGAGTTTTTATCTCCAGCTGAGCAAAGCGCACCAGAAACCACCCGCGTAGTGAAGCAACAAATTCCCATGCCCAGCGCTGACGAGTCGACGACCACGGAGTGCTGGGACGAAtacgtgactctgaccgccgacGAGGTGGTTGTTGGGGAAAGAGGATCCGAGCTGGCATTTCCCTGCCTTCTCTCTAACACTCAAAGCCCCCTTAACCTCCGTGGGAAGCACAACACACAGACTGGCTGGCACTTTCCTGCAGGACCCGGCCTGGCAGAAGAGGTGCACTGCCCACAGTGGCAATTCCCCGCCTCAAGCTATTACCCTCCAGCAGAGCCCCCTCTGCATTTTGAAG TGAATTGGAGAGTATGGGAGGAGACGGATGGGAGTGCCACTGCAGCCGAGGCGTCCCCGTTCACCACGGCCTCCATGGACTTCACAGTCATGTCCTACAACGTCCTGGCTCAGGACCTACTCGAGGCCAACGGGGAGCTGTACACGCACTGCCCCCTGGAGGTGCTCGACTGGAGCTACCGCTGCCGCCTGCTCCTGgaggaaatacagaaatggatgCCAGAT ATTCTGTGTCTCCAAGAAGTTCAGGAGAACCACTACCACGAACAACTGCATCCAGTCCTGTCTGGTATCG GCTACACCTGCGTGTTCAAGCGGCGCACGGGGACCAAGACGGACGGCTGCGCTACGTGCTTTCGCAGCAGCGGCTTCTCTGCAGTGTCTGTCGCCCCGCTGGAGTTCTTCAGGCCGGAGGTGGCGCCGCTGGACCGGCACAACGTGGCCATTGTCCTGTTGCTCCGGCCAGTGTTCATCAAGGGGTCGGAGGTCAAGGCCCGGGGCCTTCCCCTGTGCGTGGCCAACACCCACCTGCTCTTCAACCCCAGGCGGGGCGATGTGAAGCTGGCTCAGCTGGCCGTGATGCTGGCCGAGATTGACCGAGTCGTCAAGTCCTGTAAAGCCAAAGGCGAGGACTGTAACATTATAATGTGTGGGGACTTTAACTCGGTCCCCCAAATGCCTCTTTACCAGCTGATCACCACCGGCGAGCTCTACTTCCAGGGACTACCGGCATGGATG ATATCGGGTCAAGAGGACCTGTCGGAGAAAAGCCATTGTCGCAGACTGTATGCCCCCTTGTGGCCCAGCTCACTAGGAGTCACTGATGGCTGCCAGTACACTACATTCGAGGACACGTGGAAGAGTCGGAAATCAG GAAAATATCAGTACAGCCAcgacttcctgctgcagctgcgcTTCTGTCCAGCCGCGTGCCTCCGGCCGCTGGACTTGGAGGCCATCGCAGGAGTGACGGACAACACACCAG ATGCTTTAAGGGGAAATCCACCTTGTGAACCAAA GTTTGGACACGCCATCAGTCACCAGTTTGACCTGGAGTCTGTCTACAAACACATTCTTCCCGGCTTTGGCAATCCAGAAGTCACGACCCTGCACTCTGAAGGGGCAGCCACCGTCGACTACATCTTCTACACCCCGAAACGCGCCTCCGCCCGTGACCAAAACC CTGGTGACTTTGTGAGTGCAGGCCTGGAGCTGATtggttctctctccctcctatCGGAAGACGTCATATGGTCATTGAGGGGGCTGCCCAATCACATGTTCCCCTCCGACCATCTCAGTCTTCTGGCCAAGTTCCGGCTGGACCTGAGCGCTGCATGA
- the LOC119227880 gene encoding leucine-rich repeat-containing protein 74A yields the protein MSTLSFESLCLKEEEDFDTDLESDENEESHLEVSVPDVYLQACKLVGVVPVSYFLRNYDSTAMDLTHHGLGPLGCKALAIALVSDMNINSLELGDNHIQAEGAKYLAEMLRSNFTIKRLDLSNNYLRSAGAEHVTNVLLNNISLKSVKLSGNGFTDDDAKYFADALLTNSRIKELDLSHNEFCGKGGEQLGQLLANNEGLEVLNLSWNHFRMKGAVALCAGLKVNMTLTHLDLSWNGFGNEGALAMGEALKFNNTLVHLNLNNNRVTNEGVGMLCRGLEFNDTLQVLLLAYNTLTVEGALSLVNVVKNTPRTALEEINICNVRVNETFVHLLEVTCQEHPGLDVQFGGVGGFIAKKPPKRVDPMKVIQDYLDQRKLRLWDFFRNIDKDGTMRVPVADFRKAVQQSSIPLDRYQIEELIQRLDRDRTGIVDYRGLADTRKQMMRDHRRQLRKVESRQKKEKQKSDRILKTFQSAVEAATPHGSIVISPGGAREGSSGPRHFSATPLSSWHHMVVSNGSRYSVSNLSNELGRLPASPLRPAGSSALRSYSQPNLLGDSARSSPGNPASAQGAHSDPEVAYSKPSPSALPLTRSRSALGAEQPAVKAKSKRVRKKKSTKRRD from the exons ATGTCAACACTGTCTTTTGAGTCCCTTTGcttaaaagaggaggaggattttgACACAGACTTGGAGTCGGACG AAAACGAGGAGAGCCACCTGGAGGTGTCTGTACCTGACGTGTACCTCCAGGCCTGCAAGCTGGTGGGCGTAGTGCCAGTCTCCTACTTTTTACGAAACTATGACTCTACAGCCATGGACCTCACACACCACGGGCTGGGGCCTTTGGGGTGCAAGGCGCTTGCTATTGCTTTAGTG TCTGACATGAACATCAACTCTCTGGAACTGGGAGATAATCACATTCAAGCAGAGGGAGCCAAATACCTCGCAGAGATGCTGAGGTCTAATTTCACCATAAAGCGCCTG GATTTGTCCAACAACTATCTGAGGTCTGCAGGAGCTGAGCACGTAACTAATGTGTTGCTGAACAACATTTCACTAAAATCCGTCAAACTTTCAG GAAATGGTTTTACTGATGATGATGCAAAATATTTTGCAGATGCCCTGCTG ACCAATTCCAGAATTaaggagctggacctgagccACAATGAGTTTTGTGGAAAAGGAGGGGAACAGTTGGGACAGTTGTTGG CAAACAACGAGGGTCTGGAGGTGCTGAATCTTAGCTGGAACCATTTTAGGATGAAAGGGGCTGTGGCTCTTTGTGCTGGACTCAAG GTGAACATGACGTTGACGCACCTCGACTTATCGTGGAACGGTTTCGGTAACGAGGGCGCTCTGGCCATGGGAGAGGCCCTCAAATTCAACAACACTCTGGTCCACCTCAATCTCAACAACAACCGCGTCACCAACGAGGGCGTCGGCATGCTGTGCAGGGGTCTTGAGTTCAATGACACGCTCCAGGTCCTACTG CTGGCTTACAACACTTTAACGGTAGAGGGAGCCCTGTCCCTGGTCAATGTGGTGAAGAACACACCTAGAACTGCCCTGGAAGAGATCAACATATGT AACGTGCGGGTGAATGAGACCTTCGTGCATCTGTTGGAGGTCACGTGTCAGGAGCATCCCGGTCTGGATGTGCAGTTTGGGGGAGTAGGAGGCTTCATTGCCAAAAAGCCACCAAAACGCGTTGATCCGATGAAAGTCATCCAA GACTATTTGGATCAACGCAAGCTTCGCCTGTGGGATTTCTTTAGGAACATTGACAAGGACGGCACAATGCGAGTCCCTGTTGCTGACTTCCGGAAGGCCGTGCAG CAATCGAGTATTCCGTTGGATCGGTACCAGATCGAGGAGCTGATTCAGAGACTCGATCGCGACAGGACGGGCATCGTAGACTACAG GGGACTGGCGGACACAAGGAAACAGATGATGAGGGATCACCGCCGCCAGCTGAGGAAGGTCGAGTCCCGTcagaaaaaggagaagcagaagagcGACCGCATACTCAAGACCTTCCAGAGCGCCGTGGAGGCCGCGACGCCGCACGGCTCGATCGTCATATCCCCCGGAGGGGCCAGAGAGGGTTCCAGTGGCCCTCGGCACTTCTCCGCCACGCCTCTGAGTTCCTGGCACCACATGGTCGTGTCCAACGGCAGCCGCTACTCCGTCAGCAACCTGAGCAACGAGCTCGGCCGCCTGCCGGCGTCGCCGCTGCGTCCCGCCGGCTCCTCGGCCCTGCGCTCCTACTCCCAGCCCAACCTGCTGGGGGACTCGGCCCGCTCCTCTCCGGGGAATCCGGCCTCCGCACAGGGCGCGCACTCTGATCCGGAGGTGGCCTACAGCAAGCCGAGTCCCAGCGCGTTGCCCCTGACCAGGTCCCGGTCCGCTCTGGGTGCCGAGCAGCCAGCGGTGAAAGCCAAGTCCAAGAGAGTTAGGAAAAAGAAATCCACCAAACGGAGGGATTAA
- the rps6kl1 gene encoding ribosomal protein S6 kinase delta-1 encodes MFPVVYKDWGAEAHLVQGKAAMAKRDYLVEAAKQIRMALDSEVNEDYEASFSYYKNGVDLLLNGVQLDPNKERREAVKRKTTQYLKRAEEIFITHLQDNLGKGSSHLGGYSSLRFRPIRHLSSPVEDLEMCKVVGVADKVLIVQSMVNKETFVVKSLVKSSWESRDLPTIIPQGVPYMVKLLRYYVSEDAVYLHLEHVKGGRLFSKLHKLRNEKAKEHPECITSGQPSIKLKTSYTSPTISADYQRSSGASAGGLPEKPCDESPGDDFPTSWDETQQRLESCGTHTYIEETGCLQNTRSAASFRGQLDRLTLTSGPPARTQVDPRIHPPAPSLRLLSGEPRERPALPLSCSRVSHALDVMSELHKNRAALGLTECSSEFEVAWKVADPVHNGVQSNPYAGQTPPRTTQTLFVKAGSPKSGTDVLSSSPAILHLPLHCQTQIRGRASWDTNGAHLGPAPTGYSADQVTDSKRDGNSPTTEERNGMVVIRSTDRAVFSDHTDTSESSGPFAGSLCRGVAGRRGGLSGSRFTGETHSGGTREGVEEARELLCPGDQVAPGKERSFAGWSGPNGASHRVGSENVGGFLKSEGSEGQGDDQVIEVDGWCHLPRVPVKSSGPAGKSAATCWGLPEAEVRVWAAQILLALESLHQQGVLCRDLNPKNVLLTSNGKVCLTFFGQWSEVQSEISSKAMEEMYCAPEIGGVSRVTEACDWWSLGALLFELLTGMPLWQLHPAGIHSHTQLIIPNHLSAAAASLLTELLQFDAGYRLGSGGGGVSDIKCHPFFSSVSWKALSC; translated from the exons ATGTTTCCTGTTGTTTATAAAGACTGGGGAGCAGAG GCCCACCTGGTCCAAGGCAAGGCAGCGATGGCAAAGAGGGATTACCTGGTGGAGGCGGCCAAGCAGATCCGCATGGCTTTGGACAGCGAGGTCAATGAGGACTACGAGGCGTCCTTCAGTTACTATAAGAACggggtggacctgctgctgAATGGGGTTCAGC TGGATCCAAACAAGGAACGTCGGGAGGCCGTGAAGAGGAAGACAACCCAGTATCTGAAGAGGGCTGAAGAAATCTTTATTACACATCTGCAGGACAACTTGGGGAAGGGAAGCTCTCATTTAGGG GGTTACAGCAGCCTGAGATTCCGTCCGATCAGACACCTGAGCTCACctgtggaggatctggagaTGTGTAAGGTGGTGGGAGTGGCTGATAAG GTCCTGATTGTTCAGAGTATGGTCAACAAGGAGACGTTTGTTGTCAAG AGTCTGGTCAAGTCCAGCTGGGAGAGCAGAGATCTGCCAACCATCATTCCTCAGGGGGTTCCATATATGGTTAAGCTGCTAAGATATTATGTCAGCGAGGACGCTGTGTACCTGCATCTTGAGCATGTCAAAG GCGGGAGGCTCTTCTCCAAGCTGCACAAGCTGAGGAACGAGAAGGCCAAGGAGCACCCGGAATGCATCACTTCTGGCCAACCCAGCATCAAGCTGAAGACCAGCTACACCTCACCCACGATCAGCGCGGACTACCAGCGCAGCAGCGGAGCGAGCGCCGGCGGCCTCCCAGAGAAACCATGCGACGAGAGCCCCGGCGACGACTTCCCCACCTCGTGGGACGAGACCCAGCAGCGGCTGGAGAGCTGCGGGACTCACACCTACATCGAGGAGACGGGTTGCCTGCAGAACACGCGTTCCGCAGCGTCCTTTCGTGGCCAGCTCGATCGGCTAACTCTGACTTCTGGCCCGCCGGCGAGGACGCAGGTCGACCCGCGCATCCACCCACCGGCCCCGAGCCTGCGCCTGCTCTCCGGTGAGCCTCGGGAACGGCccgctctccctctgtcttgCTCCCGCGTGAGCCACGCCCTCGATGTCATGTCGGAACTCCACAAAAACAGAGCTGCGTTGGGACTGACGGAGTGCAGCTCGGAGTTTGAAGTGGCTTGGAAGGTTGCGGACCCGGTGCATAACGGCGTGCAAAGCAACCCCTACGCCGGACAAACACCACCTCGCACGACTCAGACCTTATTTGTAAAAGCGGGATCACCAAAAAGCGGGACCGATGTTTTGAGTTCATCCCCTGCCATTTTGCACCTTCCTCTCCATTGCCAGACCCAGATACGCGGCAGGGCATCGTGGGATACCAATGGCGCACACCTAGGACCCGCTCCGACCGGGTACTCGGCGGATCAGGTGACGGACTCAAAGAGAGACGGCAACAGTCCCACCACGGAGGAGAGGAATGGCATGGTGGTCATCAGGAGCACGGACAGGGCAGTCTTTTCTGACCACACAGACACCTCAGAAAGCTCCGGCCCTTTCGCCGGGTCCCTCTGCCGCGGCGTCGCAGGTCGGCGGGGGGGCCTCTCGGGGTCGAGGTTCACAGGGGAAACACATTCCGGCGGGACAAGGGAGGGTGTAGAGGAGGCCCGCGAATTGCTGTGTCCCGGGGATCAGGTGGCGCCGGGGAAAGAGCGATCATTTGCGGGCTGGTCTGGCCCCAACGGAGCCTCGCACCGCGTGGGGAGTGAGAACGTGGGCGGTTTCCTCAAATCGGAGGGATCGGAGGGGCAGGGAGATGACCAGGTCATAGAGGTGGACGGCTGGTGCCACCTGCCTCGGGTCCCCGTGAAGTCCTCCGGGCCCGCGGGTAAAAGCGCGGCGACCTGCTGGGGGCTTCCGGAGGCGGAGGTGCGCGTCTGGGCGGCTCAGATTCTGCTGGCCTTGGAGAGTCTGCATCAGCAGGGCGTCCTTTGCCGGGACCTCAACCCGAAAAACGTTCTGCTCACCAGCAACG GAAAGGTGTGCTTGACGTTCTTCGGGCAGTGGAGTGAGGTCCAGTCAGAGATCAGCTCCAAAGCCATGGAAGAGATGTACTGTGCTCCTG AAATCGGAGGCGTATCCAGGGTGACGGAGGCTTGTGATTGGTGGAGCCTCGGCGCTTTGTTGTTTGAACTCTTAACAGGAATG CCGCTGTGGCAGCTCCATCCAGCAGGGATCCATTCGCACACCCAGCTGATCATCCCCAACCACCTGAGCGCGGCAGCTGCGTCTCTTCTGACGGAG TTGCTCCAGTTCGATGCCGGCTATCGCTTGGGGTCCGGAGGCGGAGGCGTGAGTGACATCAAGTGTCATCCGTTCTTCAGCAGCGTCTCCTGGAAGGCTTTGAGCTGCTAG
- the dlst gene encoding dihydrolipoyllysine-residue succinyltransferase component of 2-oxoglutarate dehydrogenase complex, mitochondrial — protein MLSRSRCLTKNFGRSLSAIRQGNNAFARQATAALSASHVITLNNNVKSDPRSSVFQIQYFRTTAAYRDELVTVRTPAFAESVTEGDVRWEKAVGDTVSEDEVVCEIETDKTSVQVPSPVAGVIEELLVPDGGKVESGTALFTLRKGAGAPKAPKAEAPAAAPSPPPSATPAPPPSSVGPIPTAMPPVPPVPAHAMDTKPVSAIKPTAAPAAPAAQAQGGAKGARTESRVKMNRMRLRIAQRLKEAQNTCAMLTTFNEVDMSNITEMRKTYKDAFLKKHNIKLGFMSAFVKAAAHALADQPAVNAVIDDTTKEIVYRDYVDISVAVATPKGLVVPVIRSVDGMNFTDIEKAINLLGEKARKNELAVEDMDGGTFTISNGGVFGSMFGTPIINPPQSAILGMHGIFDRPVAVGGKVEIRPMMYVALTYDHRLIDGREAVLFLRKIKSVVEDPRVLLLDM, from the exons ATGTTATCCCGTTCCCGGTGTCTCACCAAAAATTTCGGGCGTTCCCTCTCCGCCATCCGTCAG GGGAATAATGCGTTCGCTCGTCAGGCCACGGCAG CTCTATCAGCTAGCCATGTTATAACTTTAAACAACAATGT aaaatcTGATCCCCGGTCCAGCGTCTTCCAAATCCAGTACTTTAGGACGACTGCAGCCTACA gAGATGAACTTGTCACAGTAAGGACCCCGGCGTTTGCAGAATCGGTCACAGAGGGGGACGTGAGGTGGGAGAAAG CTGTTGGAGACACCGTCTCTGAAGATGAGGTGGTGTGTGAAATCGAAACTGATAAG ACCTCAGTGCAGGTTCCCTCTCCCGTTGCCGGGGTGATCGAGGAGCTTTTGGTCCCTGATGGAGGGAAGGTTGAGAGCGGGACTGCGCTCTTTACGCTTCGGAAAGGAG CCGGTGCTCCCAAAGCCCCGAAAGCCGAGGCCCCGGCCGCTGCACCCTCTCCGCCACCTTCTGCTactcccgctccccccccctcatctgtGGGCCCCATTCCCACCGCCATGCCCCCTGTGCCACCTGTGCCAGCACATGCTATGGACACCAAACCAG TTTCAGCCATCAAGCCCACTGCCGCTCCGGCTGCACCAGCGGCTCAAGCTCAGGGAGGGGCTAAAGGAGCCAGGACGGAGAGCAGG gttAAGATGAACCGCATGAGGCTTAGAATTGCCCAGAGACTGAAGGAAGCCCAGAACACCTGCGCCATGTTGACGACGTTTAATGAGGTCGATATGAG CAACATCACAGAGATGAGGAAGACTTACAAAGATGCCTtcctgaaaaaacacaacatcaagtTGGGCTTCATGTCTGCGTTTGTGAAAGCTGCTGCCCACGCTCTCGCTGACCAACCTGCTGTCAATGCTG ttattGATGACACAACCAAAGAGATTGTGTACAGGGACTACGTCGACATCAGTGTTGCCGTGGCAACGCCAAAG GGTCTGGTGGTTCCTGTAATCCGGAGCGTGGATGGAATGAATTTTACTGATATCGAGAAGGCCATCAATTTGTTGGGAGAAAAG GCCCGTAAGAATGAGCTGGCTGTTGAGGACATGGACGGAGGAACTTTCACCATCAGTAATGGCGGCGTGTTTGGGTCCATGTTCGGCACGCCTATAATCAATCCACCGCAGTCTGCTATTCTAGGCATGCATGGAATCTTCGACAGGCCTGTAGCAGTTGGTGGCAAG GTGGAGATCCGTCCCATGATGTACGTCGCCCTGACGTACGACCATCGACTGATCGATGGAAGAGAGGCTGTGCTTTTCCTGCGCAAGATCAAGTCTGTGGTGGAGGACCCCAGGGTGCTGCTCCTTGACATGTAA
- the prox2 gene encoding prospero homeobox protein 2, protein ENMHNPSEGCLDDDKPDVMLPCFRRNMYEEPLALYSNGSIISQLRKTIHTKRALDESHFYLSSSTAADSGQEDQCSVSSKDSAAEAPSPGAHVAAGAGAEGEHPVPDHLQAKRARVENIIRVMAGSPNSRQHGDSERSDTDARDARDARDARDAREAYRENKRKQRLPQHQEHGAAGPANRRPGSSSSDNCSTKDDECHKLKEQLHSMQRLLRQLQEKFLHVYNQEDPEHNGGDEADRDGPGESPQSRYGSPEGGFDGKNGRAAAEGKERMKVAQRESPNLQEALKKELSRAVNDCVDRVFKKVSSAGPDRSPQQRVCSSPEVGADRKSQQAAATQEQPRDEEAAKPRPLEYYESSEAQSPQDQTEALSLVVRKPAVTPLSSVTPAVKRPYAVHQTPFQFNYSTPLHDSQILEHLLKYGPHSNFGVLPCMPPSMDRTSPDSADLPWDTMAMRSKVASGHLGHHPRASAMGAVAVDNLCLPHVKIECGELQSMAERNPYMSLNIQEGLTPSHLKKAKLMFFYTRYPSSNVLKTFFPDVKFNRCITSQLIKWFSNFREFYYIQMEKFARQAIVDGVSDVKDMTVSRDSELFRALNMHYNKANDFHVPDRFLEVSEVTLHEFYTAISAAKDSDPSWKKAIYKVICKLDSDVPEEFKTSSYL, encoded by the exons GAGAACATGCACAACCCCAGTGAAGGCTGCCTGGACGACGACAAGCCCGACGTCATGTTGCCCTGCTTCCGCAGAAACATGTACGAGGAGCCTCTCGCCCTGTACTCCAACGGATCCATCATCTCCCAACTCCGCAAGACGATCCACACCAAGAGGGCCCTCGATGAGAGCCACTTCTACCTTTCCAGCTCCACCGCCGCAGACTCCGGTCAGGAGGACCAGTGCAGCGTCTCCTCGAAGGACAGCGCGGCGGAGGCCCCCTCTCCCGGTGCGCACGTTGCTGCCGGAGCCGGCGCGGAGGGGGAGCATCCCGTGCCGGACCACCTGCAGGCCAAGAGGGCCAGAGTGGAGAACATTATCCGGGTCATGGCGGGCTCTCCCAACAGCAGGCAGCATGGAGACAGCGAGAGGTCTGACACGGACGCCAGAGACGCCCGAGACGCCAGAGACGCCAGAGACGCCAGAGAGGCGTACAGGGAGAACAAGCGCAAACAGCGGTTGCCCCAGCACCAGGAACACGGCGCGGCGGGACCGGCAAACAGAAGACCcggaagcagcagcagtgacaaCTGCAGCACCAAGGACGATGAGTGTCacaagctgaaggagcagctCCACAGCATGCAAAGGCTCCTGCGTCAGCTCCAGGAGAAGTTCCTTCACGTCTACAACCAAGAAGACCCCGAACACAACGGCGGGGACGAGGCAGACCGCGACGGGCCGGGGGAAAGCCCGCAGTCGCGCTACGGAAGCCCCGAAGGCGGGTTCGACGGGAAGAACGGCAGAGCGGCCGCAGAGGGCAAGGAGCGAATGAAAGTAGCCCAGAGGGAAAGCCCCAACCTGCAGGAAGCCCTGAAGAAGGAGCTCTCCAGGGCTGTGAACGACTGCGTGGACAGGGTGTTCAAGAAGGTGTCCTCCGCAGGGCCGGATCGGTCCCCCCAGCAGCGCGTGTGCTCGTCTCCCGAGGTCGGCGCAGACAGGAAGAGCCAGCAGGCCGCGGCCACGCAGGAGCAGCCGCGGGACGAAGAGGCGGCGAAACCCCGCCCTTTGGAGTACTACGAAAGCTCCGAGGCCCAAAGCCCACAGGACCAGACGGAGGCGCTGTCGCTGGTGGTCCGCAAGCCGGCCGTGACCCCTCTGAGCTCGGTCACCCCGGCTGTGAAGAGGCCCTATGCCGTGCACCAGACACCGTTTCAGTTCAACTACAGCACCCCTCTGCACGACAGTCAGATCCTAGAGCATCTCCTCAAGTACGGGCCCCACTCCAACTTTGGGGTCCTCCCTTGCATGCCCCCGTCAATGGACAGGACGTCCCCGGACTCGGCGGACCTGCCCTGGGACACCATGGCCATGAGGTCCAAGGTGGCATCCGGCCACCTCGGCCACCACCCCCGCGCCTCGGCCATGGGGGCGGTGGCGGTCGACAACCTGTGCCTCCCCCACGTCAAGATCGAGTGCGGCGAGCTGCAGAGCATGGCGGAGCGGAACCCCTACATGTCCCTCAAC ATCCAGGAGGGCCTCACCCCGAGCCATCTGAAGAAGGCAAAGCTGATGTTCTTCTACACCCGCTACCCCAGCTCCAACGTGCTGAAAACCTTCTTCCCAGACGTCAAG ttcaACCGCTGCATCACCTCACAGCTGATCAAGTGGTTCAGCAACTTCAGGGAGTTCTACTACATCCAGATGGAGAAGTTTGCCCGGCAGGCCATCGTTGACGGCGTCAGTGACGTCAAAGACATGACGGTCAGCAGGGACTCAGAGCTGTTCCGGGCACTGAACATGCACTACAACAAAGCCAATGACTTCCAC